DNA sequence from the Dissulfuribacter thermophilus genome:
GTTTGAGCTGGTTCTTTTTATGAGTATCGGCAATGAGTTTATTTTGGAATTTTTTCTTTCAGGTTTTTCATACGGTAACTTGGACCTATTATTTTTATTATATGGCAGTGATGAACCAGCCTGTCTATTATGGCTGATGCCAGTACCTGGTCACCAAACACATTGGCCCAGTCTTCAAAAGACCTGTTAGTGGTGATTATTATTGAGCCATTTTCGTGACGTCTTTTTACTATTTCAAAAAACTCATCCACAGCGTCTTGAGGGACCTTCTTAAAGCCTATTTCATCAATAATAAGGAGGTCCAATGAGACAAGTTCTTTGAATATCTTATTGTAGGTGCCATCTCCTCTTGAGGCTGTGAGCATAGTCAACATATCAGTCATACACAACATCTTTACTTTGTATCCCCTTTTTAAGGCCTCAAGTCCAAGGGCATTTGCAAGGTGAGTCTTGCCTACACCAGGATTCCCCATGAAGATGATGTTTTCTTTTTCGGTGATAAATCTTAGACCCTGAAGATCTAGGATCTTCTTTTTGTTTAGCTTTGGTTGAAAGCTAAAATCAAAGGCCTCTAACCCCTTGGAAGGGTCAAGTTTTGATTGTCTAAGACGCTTTATGTAGGAATTTGAAGCCCTGTTTGAATATTCATCTTCAAGGAGCAA
Encoded proteins:
- the istB gene encoding IS21-like element helper ATPase IstB, translating into LLLEDEYSNRASNSYIKRLRQSKLDPSKGLEAFDFSFQPKLNKKKILDLQGLRFITEKENIIFMGNPGVGKTHLANALGLEALKRGYKVKMLCMTDMLTMLTASRGDGTYNKIFKELVSLDLLIIDEIGFKKVPQDAVDEFFEIVKRRHENGSIIITTNRSFEDWANVFGDQVLASAIIDRLVHHCHIIKIIGPSYRMKNLKEKIPK